From Dasypus novemcinctus isolate mDasNov1 chromosome 19, mDasNov1.1.hap2, whole genome shotgun sequence, a single genomic window includes:
- the PEX11G gene encoding peroxisomal membrane protein 11C, whose amino-acid sequence MAALRGLVAALESYRGRDRLIRTLGYCCHLVGGVLVEQCSGSDLGTRLLALSTELSHCRTVLRLFDDLAMFAYTKQYGLGTEEEDVFVRWLSVLGNVADQLYYPCEHIAWAADAKVLRVDSARWWALSTALWGLSLLLGIARSLWMVLRLRQKLRSPPMAFTSRLPPGKRRAVEAQIQAEVLTLLSNLADLGNAVHWLPPGLLWAGRLPAWLVGLLGTVSSLLSMYQAAQARGSRADATTP is encoded by the exons ATGGCGGCGCTGAGGGGTCTGGTGGCGGCGCTGGAGTCGTACAGGGGCCGGGACCGCCTG ATCCGAACACTGGGGTACTGCTGCCACCTGGTCGGTGGGGTCCTCGTGGAGCAATGTTCCGGGTCAGACTTGGGGACGCGCCTGCTGGCACTGTCCACCGAGCTTAGCCACTGCAGGACCGTCCTGAGGCTCTTCGACGACCTGGCCATGTTCGCCTACACCAAGCAGTATGGCCTAGGGACAGAG GAGGAAGATGTCTTTGTCCGCTGGTTGTCTGTCCTGGGCAACGTGGCAGACCAGCTCTACTACCCCTGCGAGCACATTGCCTGGGCCGCTGACGCCAAGGTCCTCCGTGTGGACTCTGCCCGGTGGTGGGCTCTGAGCACGGCTCTCTGGGGCCTCTCCCTGCTTCTGGGGATTGCCAG GTCCCTGTGGATGGTGCTGAGGCTGAGGCAGAAGCTGAGGAGCCCCCCGATGGCCTTCACCAG CCGGCTGCCACCGGGCAAGCGGAGGGCCGTGGAGGCCCAGATCCAGGCAGAGGTGCTGACGCTTCTGAGCAACCTGGCGGACCTGGGCAACGCCGTGCACTGGCTGCCCCCGGGGCTGCTGTGGGCCGGCCGCCTCCCTGCCTGGCTTGTGGGCCTCCTGGGCACCGTCTCCTCCCTGCTCAGCATGTACCAGGCCGCCCAGGCCCGTGGCAGCCGGGCCGATGCCACCACGCCGTGA